One segment of Patescibacteria group bacterium DNA contains the following:
- a CDS encoding DUF3761 domain-containing protein has protein sequence MKTLFKALTLILFVITLSGCVADYDTSLNSSNGVRQIAPVVQEVERATAVEVSPVVNEAVSTPAPVACGSGYYKNIDGNCVHVPSSNPSGASAKCRDGSYSYSQHRQGTCSGHGGVAQWLY, from the coding sequence ATGAAAACATTATTTAAAGCATTAACATTAATTTTATTTGTAATCACTCTATCGGGTTGTGTTGCTGATTACGATACAAGTTTAAATAGTAGCAACGGAGTAAGACAAATAGCTCCAGTAGTACAAGAAGTTGAGCGGGCAACTGCAGTCGAGGTAAGTCCAGTAGTTAATGAAGCTGTTAGTACTCCAGCACCAGTTGCTTGTGGCTCTGGTTATTACAAGAATATAGATGGTAATTGTGTTCACGTTCCTAGTTCTAATCCTTCTGGAGCATCTGCTAAATGCAGAGATGGGAGTTATAGTTATAGCCAACATAGACAAGGGACTTGTTCGGGGCATGGAGGTGTGGCCCAATGGTTATACTAA
- a CDS encoding helix-turn-helix domain-containing protein: MKKQEHILYTTQEVADILKVHQRTIFRYIKSGKIKASKILGREWRIKKEDLDKLIK, from the coding sequence ATGAAAAAACAAGAACATATATTATATACAACTCAAGAAGTAGCCGATATTTTAAAGGTTCATCAAAGGACAATTTTTAGATATATAAAAAGTGGCAAGATCAAGGCCTCCAAGATACTTGGCCGTGAATGGAGAATTAAAAAAGAAGATTTGGATAAATTAATTAAATGA
- a CDS encoding CAP domain-containing protein, which yields MKSNKSFKIFLIIWTALFVIVIGTLALHDYQRMKRSSDTKVIGVEIFNQINQVRKEQGLPILKYNRLLSRAGQDHCEDMIKYDYFDHDREGRNMVDFVSELGISGGVGENIARDINEPKEIVNRWMESESHKEIMLGDFKEVGVGICKQDGGDLLVSSYYIKK from the coding sequence ATGAAGTCTAATAAATCATTTAAAATATTCTTAATAATCTGGACTGCTTTATTTGTAATCGTTATAGGCACGTTGGCTTTGCACGATTACCAGAGGATGAAGCGTAGTAGTGATACTAAGGTAATAGGAGTTGAGATATTTAATCAAATAAACCAAGTAAGAAAAGAACAAGGATTGCCGATATTAAAGTACAACCGATTACTATCGAGAGCAGGGCAAGATCACTGCGAGGACATGATTAAATACGATTATTTTGACCACGACAGAGAAGGTAGGAATATGGTGGATTTTGTAAGTGAGCTAGGAATCAGTGGTGGGGTAGGAGAAAATATAGCCAGAGATATTAATGAGCCAAAAGAAATAGTTAATAGATGGATGGAGAGTGAAAGTCATAAGGAGATTATGCTGGGAGATTTTAAAGAAGTGGGAGTAGGGATTTGTAAGCAGGATGGTGGTGATTTATTAGTTAGTAGTTATTATATCAAGAAATAA
- a CDS encoding toprim domain-containing protein, giving the protein MNKDITIKEYLNQKGVNYTERGNELITKCLFNDCDKDSQPNELHLYFNKETGQYECKKCLEKGNLITLFKHFNDDLDKPVFSQNKSTQNRKFNPGLVERCHLALPDNIREYLNKRGIDNFTINNFKLGYGTFYSKNWITIPIKDELGDYAFFKLRQDPKDGSDKMTYPNGKAQIYDWDSLQKDDDLIVICEGELDRLVLLSKGVPAITSTHGAGTFKSEWIEKLRKFKKIYVCFDNDVAGKSGAQRVIEMTEILTKTEVYQINLPADLGDKGDITDYFIKYTNGIDDLFDKYASIVKEGINTDKFKPLNVKDLAETLNLTIKYDQTNKIITFLCLLSAYTEDSQFNISFNAPSSTGKSYIPMEIAKLFPKEDVRELAYCSPTAFFHESGEYDKETNCITVDFSRKIITFLDQPHNDLLSKLRPFLSHDKKVIELKITDKSQKGGLKVKNIKLIGYPSVIFCTTGLKIDEQEASRFFLLSPEINQDKIREGISQTIIKETNKDEFRKWLDNDPERKLLKERILAIRSEYIVDIKIEDDGTIKKRFFDKNKVLKPRHQRDIKKLISLIKAHALLNLWWRKKEGSMIIANSEDIDVAFDVWEKVSVVQELNLPPYIYDFYNDVILKLWQELNGDISYQEAVDGALGLSRQELCRKHLDVYGRNIDNNNLRLQVLPALESAGLIVQEHNDPKDKRKSLIYPTANYTIVSNQTESADNAIIIEEITDQNYSGDDPGVNNAVDNQSNVIQDTLAYFN; this is encoded by the coding sequence ATGAATAAAGATATTACTATTAAAGAATACTTAAACCAAAAAGGCGTTAATTATACTGAAAGGGGCAACGAACTAATTACTAAGTGCCTGTTTAATGATTGCGACAAAGATAGCCAGCCCAATGAATTACACTTATACTTTAATAAGGAAACTGGCCAATACGAATGTAAAAAATGCCTTGAAAAAGGCAACTTAATTACTTTATTCAAGCACTTCAATGATGACTTAGATAAACCTGTTTTTAGTCAAAACAAATCAACTCAGAATAGAAAATTCAACCCCGGATTAGTTGAGAGATGCCATCTGGCATTACCAGATAATATTAGAGAATACCTTAATAAGCGAGGTATTGATAATTTTACCATAAACAATTTCAAACTTGGTTATGGTACTTTTTATAGCAAAAATTGGATCACCATACCCATCAAAGATGAGTTAGGTGATTACGCTTTTTTTAAGTTAAGACAAGATCCAAAGGATGGAAGTGATAAAATGACATATCCAAATGGCAAAGCCCAGATCTATGATTGGGATTCGCTCCAAAAGGATGATGATTTAATAGTGATTTGCGAGGGGGAGTTGGATAGATTGGTATTATTATCCAAGGGGGTGCCTGCTATCACATCAACCCACGGGGCGGGCACATTTAAGTCAGAATGGATTGAGAAATTGAGAAAGTTTAAGAAAATATATGTCTGTTTTGATAATGATGTAGCTGGTAAGAGTGGTGCTCAAAGGGTGATTGAAATGACGGAGATTTTGACTAAAACAGAAGTCTATCAAATCAATCTCCCAGCAGATTTGGGAGACAAGGGAGATATTACTGATTACTTTATCAAATATACCAATGGCATTGATGACTTGTTCGACAAATACGCGAGCATAGTTAAGGAGGGAATCAATACGGATAAATTTAAGCCGTTGAATGTTAAGGATTTAGCGGAGACTTTGAATTTAACTATCAAATATGACCAAACCAATAAAATTATTACTTTTCTTTGTTTATTATCGGCTTATACCGAAGATTCGCAATTCAATATCAGTTTTAATGCCCCATCTTCAACTGGCAAAAGTTATATTCCAATGGAGATCGCCAAGTTATTTCCCAAAGAGGATGTCAGGGAATTAGCATATTGCTCACCCACCGCCTTTTTCCACGAATCAGGCGAATATGATAAGGAAACTAATTGTATTACAGTAGATTTTTCCAGAAAGATTATCACCTTCTTGGATCAGCCACATAATGATCTGTTGAGCAAGTTAAGGCCGTTTCTCTCCCACGATAAAAAGGTTATTGAATTAAAGATTACAGATAAGAGTCAGAAGGGTGGATTAAAGGTTAAGAACATTAAGCTAATTGGTTATCCATCGGTTATCTTTTGCACGACAGGACTTAAGATTGACGAGCAAGAGGCCTCAAGGTTTTTCCTATTAAGTCCAGAGATTAATCAAGACAAAATCAGGGAGGGTATTAGTCAAACTATCATTAAAGAAACCAACAAGGATGAGTTCAGAAAATGGCTTGATAATGACCCCGAAAGGAAGCTGTTAAAAGAGAGGATTTTAGCTATTCGAAGCGAATATATTGTAGATATTAAGATTGAGGATGATGGCACAATAAAAAAGCGTTTTTTTGACAAAAATAAGGTTCTTAAGCCCCGACATCAGAGAGATATTAAAAAACTTATTTCTCTTATAAAAGCCCATGCTCTTCTTAACCTGTGGTGGCGGAAAAAGGAAGGATCAATGATTATAGCCAATAGCGAGGATATTGATGTGGCCTTTGATGTTTGGGAGAAAGTATCAGTTGTTCAGGAGTTGAATTTGCCCCCCTATATTTATGACTTCTATAATGATGTGATTTTAAAGCTTTGGCAGGAGTTAAATGGCGATATTAGCTATCAAGAGGCCGTAGATGGTGCTTTAGGGTTAAGTAGGCAGGAGTTATGCCGAAAGCATTTAGATGTTTATGGGAGAAATATTGATAACAATAACCTAAGATTACAGGTTTTGCCCGCCCTTGAATCGGCTGGGCTTATAGTCCAAGAGCACAATGACCCCAAAGATAAACGGAAGTCGCTTATTTACCCTACGGCCAACTACACTATAGTTTCAAATCAAACAGAATCAGCTGATAATGCCATTATAATTGAGGAGATTACCGATCAAAACTATAGTGGAGACGACCCGGGGGTGAATAATGCAGTAGATAATCAGTCCAATGTAATTCAAGATACGTTAGCTTATTTTAACTAA
- a CDS encoding DUF5659 domain-containing protein: protein MNKIKYVPYYEEKDFFYASLLYGRGQKLENTEWDDRGVLHWIFEDEERCKRIINQHINGELRINSKNLEDALRTIKGMLKK from the coding sequence ATGAACAAGATTAAGTATGTGCCTTATTATGAAGAAAAGGATTTTTTTTATGCCTCGTTATTGTATGGAAGGGGCCAAAAATTAGAAAATACTGAATGGGATGACAGAGGAGTATTACACTGGATTTTTGAAGATGAGGAGAGGTGTAAACGAATTATTAACCAACACATTAATGGAGAATTAAGGATTAATAGTAAGAATCTGGAAGATGCTTTGCGAACAATTAAAGGTATGTTAAAAAAATAA
- a CDS encoding ATP-binding protein, which produces MSLVGGGAWPRPGEISLAHRGVLFLDEFLEFPKTVLENLRQPLEDGLINVSRAAGTLRFPAKFILTAALNPCPCGYLTDPEKECTCSAAEILRYTKRASGPLMDRIDMHLEVPRIKFEELSGNSNSEPSATVRGRVQNARDIQLIRFKTERIFANSEMSSEQVNIYCKIDEPAKQLIRQAVEKLRLSPRVYFRILKLTRTIADLEVSEEIKCEHIAEALQYRPKE; this is translated from the coding sequence GTGTCGCTGGTAGGCGGCGGTGCCTGGCCGCGTCCGGGGGAAATCTCCCTGGCGCATCGTGGTGTATTGTTTCTGGATGAATTCCTGGAGTTCCCTAAGACTGTTCTGGAGAATCTGCGCCAACCGCTGGAAGACGGATTAATCAATGTTTCCCGCGCCGCCGGCACCTTGCGCTTTCCCGCTAAATTTATCCTGACCGCTGCGCTTAATCCTTGTCCCTGCGGTTATCTGACTGACCCGGAAAAAGAATGCACTTGTTCGGCCGCAGAAATATTACGCTATACCAAACGCGCTTCCGGACCACTTATGGACAGAATTGACATGCATCTGGAAGTGCCGCGAATAAAATTTGAAGAACTCTCCGGCAATAGCAACAGCGAACCGTCAGCGACGGTGCGTGGACGAGTCCAAAACGCTCGTGATATTCAATTAATCAGATTTAAAACGGAAAGAATATTCGCCAACAGTGAAATGTCTTCCGAACAAGTTAATATTTATTGTAAAATTGACGAACCAGCTAAGCAACTTATCCGCCAAGCCGTAGAAAAATTGCGTTTATCTCCGCGCGTTTATTTCCGTATTCTCAAACTTACCCGCACTATTGCCGACTTGGAAGTTAGTGAAGAGATAAAGTGCGAACATATAGCCGAAGCCTTGCAATACCGGCCAAAAGAATAA
- a CDS encoding M23 family metallopeptidase, which yields MLKSGEVLVWSGSRSVVAFRPLGQLFFKSVTLPLYGRYLWFKSQLTKKSSQRTDKFLLLLTSRYLYHILLVLLGIGVVTSNLLAYENKEDYGQNALVYKLAGLSDIEIIEDSNNIFDDTKIYNYQDQGLYVQGNFYSDSQGVDQDNIYTDQSMAVQGDLALIKPVVSTDEAKNTVGVIQEYEVVQGDSIGKIAARFGVSVNTILWANNLSFSSYVKPGQKLIVPSMSGVVYKVVKGDTISKIAKKYGIPEAKIVEANALSEDNLTIGKLVIVPGAKIIETAKPRVVATTAAVPARTAADNEVVVQGTGSMSWPNGCYRISQYYKGWLHTGLDIACPWGTPLRAADSGTVTRVQYGRTGYGYNVIINHGGGISTLYGHMSRIDVVVGQSVEKGEVIGAEGSTGRSTGPHLHFEVRINGTQVNPLGYIR from the coding sequence TTGCTTAAGTCAGGTGAAGTTTTAGTCTGGTCAGGAAGTCGTTCAGTGGTAGCCTTCCGGCCGCTCGGGCAGTTATTTTTTAAATCAGTCACCTTGCCATTATACGGCAGGTATCTTTGGTTTAAGTCACAATTAACCAAGAAATCTTCACAGCGGACTGATAAATTTTTATTGCTTTTAACCAGTCGCTATTTGTATCATATTCTCTTAGTGTTGTTAGGTATCGGCGTGGTTACTTCCAATTTATTAGCCTATGAGAATAAGGAAGATTACGGACAAAATGCTTTAGTTTATAAATTAGCCGGTTTAAGCGATATTGAGATTATTGAGGACTCCAATAATATCTTTGATGATACTAAAATTTATAATTATCAGGATCAGGGATTGTATGTGCAAGGTAATTTTTATTCTGATAGCCAGGGTGTTGATCAAGATAATATTTATACGGATCAGTCAATGGCGGTGCAAGGTGATTTAGCTTTGATCAAGCCGGTGGTTTCTACTGATGAAGCCAAAAATACAGTCGGAGTTATTCAGGAGTATGAGGTGGTGCAAGGAGATTCTATCGGTAAGATTGCGGCCAGATTCGGTGTTTCAGTTAATACTATTTTATGGGCGAATAATCTGTCTTTTTCCTCTTATGTTAAACCGGGGCAAAAGTTGATTGTGCCGTCAATGAGTGGCGTAGTCTATAAGGTGGTCAAAGGTGATACAATTTCTAAAATTGCCAAGAAGTATGGCATACCCGAAGCTAAGATTGTTGAAGCTAACGCTTTAAGTGAGGACAATTTGACTATTGGCAAACTGGTGATCGTGCCCGGTGCCAAGATTATTGAAACAGCCAAGCCGCGCGTCGTGGCCACTACTGCCGCCGTACCGGCTCGCACCGCTGCCGATAATGAGGTGGTAGTTCAGGGTACTGGCAGTATGAGCTGGCCAAACGGTTGTTATCGCATCTCTCAATATTACAAGGGCTGGCTTCATACCGGATTGGATATTGCCTGTCCGTGGGGTACACCGCTTCGGGCCGCTGATTCAGGCACAGTTACTCGCGTCCAATACGGCAGAACTGGTTATGGTTATAATGTGATCATTAATCATGGTGGCGGAATTAGCACTCTTTACGGCCATATGAGTCGAATTGACGTGGTTGTTGGACAAAGTGTGGAAAAGGGCGAGGTAATCGGAGCTGAAGGTTCCACTGGTCGTTCTACCGGACCTCATTTACATTTTGAAGTGCGTATTAACGGCACGCAAGTCAATCCCTTGGGTTATATTCGTTAG
- a CDS encoding co-chaperone GroES: MNIKPLGDRVLVATIKEEEMTKSGIILPDTAKEKKAEGEVVAVGEGEKVSKLRLKPGDKIICSKYAGDEIKIDDKEYKILSSEDVLAVIE, from the coding sequence ATGAACATTAAACCGCTGGGCGACCGCGTGCTGGTTGCCACCATTAAGGAAGAAGAAATGACTAAATCGGGCATCATCCTGCCGGATACCGCAAAAGAAAAAAAAGCGGAGGGCGAAGTTGTTGCCGTCGGCGAGGGCGAAAAAGTATCCAAACTGAGACTTAAACCGGGTGATAAGATTATCTGCAGTAAGTATGCCGGGGACGAAATAAAAATTGACGATAAAGAATACAAAATATTGTCATCGGAAGACGTATTGGCGGTAATTGAATAA
- the groL gene encoding chaperonin GroEL (60 kDa chaperone family; promotes refolding of misfolded polypeptides especially under stressful conditions; forms two stacked rings of heptamers to form a barrel-shaped 14mer; ends can be capped by GroES; misfolded proteins enter the barrel where they are refolded when GroES binds) yields the protein MAKQILFNEDARIKLKSGVDQLANAVKTTLGPKGRNVVLDKGYGAPQIVNDGVTIAKEIELEDKFENMGAELIKEVASKTNDVAGDGTTTATVLAQAIVGEGLKNVAAGANPIILRHGIEKGVIALVNELRRISKPISSAEEKRQVASISANDEAIGQIIADVLGEVGNEGVVTVEEGQSFGVEKEIVKGMQFDKGYVSHYMITNAERMEAEYADVPVLITDKKISSLQSILPLMEKLAQTGRKDLVIIADDVDGEALATFVVNKLRGAFNVLAIKAPGFGDRRKEILNDIAVVTGGRVISEEVGLKLENTDPESLGHAAKIIATKDNTTIVGGKGAKEEIEKRVSQINKEIELSDSDFDKEKLRERLAKLSGGVAVIKVGAATETEMKEKKLRIEDALAATKAAIEEGIVVGGGTALIRVAKALNDLEVKGDEKIGIEILAKAIEEPLKQIANNSGDKGDVIVEEVKKLDNNMGYNALTGKCEDLIIAGIVDPTKVVRSALQNAASAAAMILTTECAVTDLPTKDNCSCNTPATGMGGSMGGYGGMM from the coding sequence ATGGCCAAACAAATATTATTCAACGAAGACGCTCGCATTAAACTGAAATCCGGCGTAGACCAGCTGGCCAACGCCGTTAAAACCACCTTGGGGCCCAAAGGCCGCAATGTGGTTTTGGATAAAGGCTATGGCGCGCCGCAAATCGTCAACGACGGCGTAACTATTGCCAAAGAAATTGAACTGGAAGACAAGTTTGAGAATATGGGCGCGGAATTAATCAAGGAAGTCGCATCCAAAACCAATGACGTAGCCGGTGATGGCACTACCACCGCCACAGTCTTGGCGCAGGCGATTGTCGGCGAAGGATTAAAAAATGTTGCAGCCGGAGCCAACCCGATCATCTTGCGCCATGGCATTGAAAAGGGCGTAATCGCTTTAGTCAATGAATTGAGAAGGATCAGTAAGCCGATTTCTTCGGCCGAAGAAAAACGCCAAGTCGCTTCAATTTCCGCCAACGACGAAGCCATTGGGCAAATCATTGCCGATGTTTTGGGCGAGGTGGGCAATGAAGGCGTGGTTACGGTAGAGGAAGGCCAATCTTTCGGCGTAGAAAAAGAAATCGTCAAAGGCATGCAATTTGATAAGGGCTACGTTTCCCATTATATGATCACTAATGCTGAACGCATGGAAGCGGAATACGCCGACGTGCCGGTACTCATCACCGACAAGAAAATTTCTTCTTTGCAAAGCATCCTGCCGCTGATGGAAAAACTGGCGCAGACCGGACGCAAGGATCTGGTGATTATTGCTGATGATGTTGATGGTGAAGCTTTGGCCACTTTCGTGGTCAATAAATTGCGTGGTGCCTTCAATGTCTTGGCAATCAAGGCCCCGGGCTTCGGCGATCGCCGCAAGGAGATACTAAACGATATTGCTGTCGTAACCGGCGGACGCGTTATTAGCGAAGAAGTCGGCTTGAAATTGGAAAACACCGATCCGGAATCTTTGGGCCATGCCGCCAAGATAATCGCCACCAAAGACAATACCACAATCGTAGGTGGCAAAGGCGCTAAGGAAGAAATTGAAAAACGCGTCAGCCAAATCAACAAGGAAATTGAATTGTCTGATTCGGACTTTGACAAAGAAAAACTGCGCGAACGCTTAGCTAAACTATCCGGCGGTGTAGCTGTTATTAAAGTCGGCGCCGCGACCGAAACAGAAATGAAAGAAAAAAAATTAAGAATTGAAGACGCTCTGGCCGCCACCAAAGCCGCGATTGAAGAAGGTATTGTAGTCGGAGGCGGCACAGCCCTAATACGCGTCGCTAAAGCGCTCAATGACCTAGAAGTCAAAGGGGACGAAAAAATCGGCATCGAAATACTGGCTAAGGCCATTGAAGAGCCACTAAAACAGATTGCCAATAACTCCGGGGACAAAGGCGACGTAATTGTAGAAGAGGTCAAGAAGTTGGATAATAATATGGGCTATAACGCTTTAACCGGCAAATGTGAAGATTTAATCATCGCCGGCATTGTTGATCCGACCAAAGTTGTCCGCTCGGCGCTACAAAACGCGGCTTCAGCCGCGGCTATGATCCTAACTACCGAATGTGCTGTGACCGATTTGCCGACCAAAGATAATTGTTCTTGCAACACCCCGGCTACCGGTATGGGAGGAAGCATGGGCGGTTATGGCGGAATGATGTAG
- a CDS encoding radical SAM protein: protein MRPITILAVLVTAIIAIRRKKMETAMKDLTVVIKPTRNCNLRCVYCSAGDPKARTLTITEVGTIIEKIVGRQIDSYTKFIWHGGEPLLAGLNFYRQVVEIQKPLLAGGYHIANVVQSNGTLISDEWAKFFKDHGFGVGLSIDGPRDITNKTRVFPNSQGAFEAIKRGSEILTRHEVQHGYLVVISRLNVQWIEQIIEFMHEEKKRYKLVSVSPIGRAAEAYDLIMTEGNNYSDSQILLFRYWLDQGHFTDRAALWKYIVPILTGRPIECIFFENCQLSFIGVDCNGDVYPCGRFCGSGSFKYGNLVNDSWKQVINHPSRLALLARGKHLKTCQSCEYQKICNGGCPLQGILNGGLNKPDYNCRQYQRIFSEIKERIMREI from the coding sequence ATGAGGCCCATAACGATTCTGGCGGTCCTAGTCACGGCGATTATTGCGATTAGGAGAAAAAAAATGGAAACAGCAATGAAAGATCTGACAGTGGTTATTAAACCCACCAGAAACTGCAACTTAAGATGTGTTTATTGTTCAGCTGGAGATCCGAAAGCCAGGACATTAACCATTACCGAAGTTGGGACAATAATTGAGAAGATAGTCGGAAGGCAGATTGACAGTTACACGAAATTCATTTGGCATGGCGGAGAACCGCTTTTGGCCGGATTGAATTTTTATCGTCAAGTGGTGGAAATACAAAAACCATTATTAGCTGGCGGTTATCACATAGCCAATGTGGTGCAATCCAATGGCACCTTGATTAGCGATGAATGGGCAAAGTTTTTTAAAGACCATGGTTTCGGCGTTGGTTTAAGTATTGACGGTCCTCGAGATATTACTAACAAAACACGAGTATTCCCCAATTCCCAAGGGGCATTTGAAGCAATTAAACGCGGTTCGGAAATACTTACCCGACATGAGGTACAACACGGTTATTTGGTGGTTATTAGTCGGTTGAACGTTCAATGGATAGAACAGATTATTGAATTCATGCACGAAGAGAAAAAAAGATATAAATTGGTATCCGTATCGCCGATCGGGCGCGCGGCCGAGGCCTATGATTTAATTATGACTGAAGGGAATAATTATTCTGATTCCCAAATACTGTTATTTAGATATTGGCTTGATCAGGGTCACTTTACCGATCGCGCTGCCCTTTGGAAATATATCGTCCCCATTTTGACAGGAAGGCCGATCGAATGTATTTTTTTTGAAAATTGCCAGTTATCATTTATCGGTGTTGATTGTAATGGCGATGTCTATCCTTGCGGACGTTTCTGCGGTAGCGGTAGTTTTAAATATGGCAATCTTGTTAATGATTCATGGAAGCAGGTTATAAATCATCCATCAAGATTAGCACTATTGGCAAGAGGAAAGCACCTCAAGACATGTCAATCATGCGAGTATCAAAAGATTTGCAATGGCGGTTGTCCGTTACAGGGAATTTTGAATGGAGGATTAAATAAGCCGGATTATAATTGTCGGCAATATCAGAGAATTTTTTCAGAGATAAAAGAAAGAATCATGCGGGAGATTTAA
- a CDS encoding winged helix-turn-helix domain-containing protein, which translates to MKHKNTPSFLELQPEETKIIQAFNDEKSLTPTALSRQAGVKRTTVNFLLNKLLERGIIKKTKIGGHFEWRLADENHLAEKINSLYGFFNLTLSKALINLPDIGVEVFKSQAAILDAYRQSLKTNKNSRVYAIQGNKSIKAQKSLSSDYLNDIQNQFKQKKIIIEGIAGESSLEYFNDLPLYLLKTYENRLTVMYLISDELIDFDLDILILDKEVILINFEKKIVVKIKNDSIRLALKALYETMKFSAQKIDLNNYLKNLIKQKTPLTQ; encoded by the coding sequence ATGAAACACAAAAATACCCCGTCTTTTCTGGAACTCCAGCCGGAAGAAACAAAAATCATTCAGGCGTTTAACGACGAGAAGAGTTTGACGCCGACTGCCCTGTCCCGCCAAGCCGGCGTCAAAAGAACGACGGTTAACTTCCTATTGAACAAATTATTAGAGCGGGGGATAATCAAAAAAACAAAAATCGGCGGGCACTTTGAATGGCGGCTGGCCGATGAAAACCATTTGGCGGAAAAAATAAATTCGCTGTACGGCTTTTTTAATCTGACTTTATCCAAGGCCTTAATCAATCTGCCGGATATCGGCGTGGAAGTTTTTAAAAGCCAGGCGGCGATTCTGGACGCTTACCGCCAGTCGCTGAAAACCAACAAAAACAGCCGCGTCTATGCCATCCAGGGCAACAAATCAATCAAAGCGCAAAAATCCCTAAGCTCTGATTATTTAAACGACATTCAAAACCAATTCAAACAGAAAAAAATTATTATTGAAGGCATCGCCGGAGAAAGTTCGCTGGAATACTTCAACGACCTGCCGCTTTATTTGTTGAAAACTTATGAAAACCGTCTGACCGTAATGTATTTGATCAGCGACGAACTGATTGACTTTGACCTGGATATTTTAATCCTGGATAAAGAAGTGATTTTAATAAACTTTGAGAAAAAAATCGTGGTTAAGATAAAAAACGACAGCATCAGATTGGCGCTTAAGGCGCTGTATGAAACCATGAAATTTTCCGCCCAAAAAATTGACTTGAATAATTACCTGAAAAACCTAATCAAACAAAAAACGCCGCTAACCCAATGA
- a CDS encoding RluA family pseudouridine synthase → MSNNIITISKESQGRRLDLFLVEQLGRTRSQIQKLIKSGAVLVNNDKPTVHRFLKENDSVVISAEPVKQIEKPTKGKKGSFVSSGFGWNDKQLWPSIKVIDDNDDYLIIEKPAGLLVHPTDQNETHTLMDWAIAKYSQIKKIGEDPARAGIVHRLDREVSGLMVIPKTQDAFDYFKRLFKTRQLTKKYLALVYGRVGQDVGEINFRIGRGKSGEGKFAAFPVAAEAGKEAKTLFTVKKRFKNYTLLELEILTGRTHQIRVHLLALGHPIVGDNLYRNNRLKEKLRPGRVFLHAYCLGFKNQQDEEKIYQSDLPEGLAEILKKLE, encoded by the coding sequence ATGTCAAATAATATTATTACAATTAGCAAAGAAAGTCAAGGCCGACGTCTGGATTTGTTTTTGGTCGAACAACTGGGACGAACGCGGTCGCAGATTCAGAAACTGATCAAATCAGGAGCGGTTTTAGTAAATAATGATAAGCCCACCGTGCATCGGTTTTTAAAAGAAAACGATTCCGTTGTTATTTCAGCGGAACCCGTCAAACAAATAGAGAAGCCAACGAAAGGCAAAAAGGGCTCTTTTGTTTCATCTGGGTTTGGTTGGAATGATAAACAGCTTTGGCCGAGTATCAAGGTCATTGATGATAATGATGATTATTTGATTATAGAAAAACCGGCGGGACTTTTGGTGCATCCGACTGATCAGAATGAAACCCATACTTTAATGGATTGGGCGATTGCCAAGTACTCGCAAATCAAAAAGATTGGCGAAGATCCGGCTCGCGCCGGCATCGTGCATCGTTTGGATCGCGAAGTATCGGGGTTAATGGTAATACCGAAGACCCAAGACGCTTTTGATTATTTTAAAAGATTATTCAAGACCAGACAATTGACCAAGAAATATTTGGCTTTGGTTTATGGCCGAGTCGGCCAAGATGTAGGTGAGATTAATTTCCGTATTGGCCGCGGCAAATCGGGAGAGGGCAAATTTGCCGCCTTCCCCGTCGCCGCCGAAGCCGGCAAAGAAGCCAAAACCTTGTTTACTGTCAAAAAAAGATTCAAGAATTATACTTTATTGGAGTTGGAAATCTTAACCGGCCGCACCCACCAGATTCGCGTGCACCTTTTGGCTTTAGGTCATCCTATTGTCGGTGATAATCTTTACCGTAATAACCGCCTGAAAGAAAAACTCAGGCCGGGCCGGGTGTTTTTGCATGCTTACTGCCTGGGTTTTAAAAATCAACAAGACGAAGAGAAGATTTACCAATCCGATCTGCCGGAAGGACTGGCAGAGATATTGAAAAAATTGGAATAA